Below is a window of Nitrospira sp. DNA.
CGCAGCTCCGCCACGTACTGAGGGGTCGGGATGGCGGGCGAGGTCTGCGGCATTCAAAACAGCGCTGGCATCACCGAGTCGGAGGAGTGCCTCGACGGCGCTGATGCGAACGTGCTCATCAGGGTCCCGCAACAGCGGTTGGATAATGCTGCGAGTTTCACTGTCGCCAAGGCGGCCGAGACTAGAAGCGGCGACACTGCGGACGCGCGGGTTCTCGTCACTTAGAGCGTGTGTCAGTGGAGCGATCCCGTCGGTGCTACCGAATTCTCCTAGAGCCCCCGCGGCAAACGCACGGACCGCAGGATGTGGATCGTAGACAGCTTGACTCAAGATCGACAGGCTCGCAGGTCGTCGTAACCGCCCGAGCATGCCTAGGGCCGCCATACGCACCTCAGGGTCTGGGAGCGTGACTGCATTGGAGATGTCGGTCAGGACGTCCGTTCGTCCAAGTTTGTACAATCCTGCGAAGGCAAAGATTGATTCCGGCCCCTCATCGACGCGGGCGATTTCAGTCAGTTGATCCGTTATGCCGGCCACTTTGGCGTCACTGAGGGCATTCATTGCCGCGATGCGGACGCCGGGAGCTTCATCGCGCAGCGCTCGTTTGAGCGCCGAGGAGCGTTCGGCCAGGCCGGCTCGTCCAATGGCCTCGGCCGCGCGAGCGCGGACCAGCGCCGATGAATCCAGCAAGCCGTCTTCGAGGATCGGTAACGTGTCGCTCTCGCCCATTTCCGCCAGCGCCGTGTAGGCAGCGATGCGGATATGTTCCTGCGTATCACGAACACGAGTGACAATAAAACTTCGTGCAATCTCCCGCAGCAACGCGGGTTCGTCCGGACGATTGTTTGCGACGAGTTTGGTGTAGAGTTTCCAGGCTTCCTCAGGCTTTCCGAGTTTGAGATGACTGCGAATGCTATAGCGTAAGACGTCGAGTCCTGGTTGCTGGCCAGGGGGCAACTGTTGCAAGAGCTCCAACACTCGGTTGTATTCGGCCGCTTGGTAGAGCGTCATGGCCTGTCGCTCGAGTGAGGGGACGGCGGGCTTGGGTGAAGATGAAGCCGCCGCTGCCGGGTGGGGAATGGACAAGACGAACAGTGCAACCCCGGCCGGAAAGGCCCAGGTTGCGTGTCGGCGGATTGGCTGAAGATTCGGGCCAGGCCCGCTTATGCTACCACTTGTTTGGAGTACGCGCGGTGGCCGGTGCATACAGCTGCCTCATGTATTCCTTGACCATCCGTTTAGTGCAAAAGCGGGGCGCAACGGTCTTAATGCTCTCTTTGACGATCTGGAGCCATCCGCGTGGAATGCCATCCAAGTCGCGCTGGTAGAACAGGGGGACGACTTCTTGCTCTAGCAAACGAAACAATTGTTCCGTATCGTGAGCGTCCTGCGCCTGGGTGTCCGCTCCCTCGGGTAGGGGTTGAATGCCCCATCCGTTCGCGCCGTTGTACCCCTCATG
It encodes the following:
- a CDS encoding HEAT repeat domain-containing protein; protein product: MTLYQAAEYNRVLELLQQLPPGQQPGLDVLRYSIRSHLKLGKPEEAWKLYTKLVANNRPDEPALLREIARSFIVTRVRDTQEHIRIAAYTALAEMGESDTLPILEDGLLDSSALVRARAAEAIGRAGLAERSSALKRALRDEAPGVRIAAMNALSDAKVAGITDQLTEIARVDEGPESIFAFAGLYKLGRTDVLTDISNAVTLPDPEVRMAALGMLGRLRRPASLSILSQAVYDPHPAVRAFAAGALGEFGSTDGIAPLTHALSDENPRVRSVAASSLGRLGDSETRSIIQPLLRDPDEHVRISAVEALLRLGDASAVLNAADLARHPDPSVRGGAAHALAAATTPNALAVLETLLRDQQPLPRLMAARALGKLRQKSLVSPLKTGLQDSDPAVRITSAGSLIHVLSQKDKQGSAR